Genomic segment of Murdochiella vaginalis:
GAATACCGCACCGGGGCCCTTGCAGAGAGCGGAAAGACGAACTGGTCCGACACGGGAAGCGAAGAGTATCAGAAGCTTACGGGAGAGCTATGATTTGTCCAACAGAGCAATTTTCGTCCAAAATAAAGTATAATTGGATGAAAAGAGATTTTCTGGACGAAAGGAGTGCGAATGAGATCGTTTGATTACAGCAGGCTCTATGACAAGGCCTGGGATACCGATATTCTAAATCTCGTTGCAAAGATTCACGAGCGCAAAGGAAGACAGGATTTATTTATCCGTCAAAAGCCTGTGGAGTTGGATCGTTTGGTTGAAATCGCAAAGATACGGAGTACAGAAGCATCAAATAAAATTGAAGGAATTGTTACAACAAGCACTCGTATGAAACAGCTTTTTGAGGAGAAAACTACTCCTAGGAACCGAGCGGAAGATGAAATCATGGGTTATAGAGATGTGCTGAATACCATTCATGAGAGTAATGCGTACATTCCGATTCGTCCGTCGTACATCCTTGAGCTTCATAGGGATCTTCTGAAAAGGGCAGGATTCTCATACGGCGGTCAGTTTAAGAACGTTCAGAACTATATCAATGAGACAAAGCCGGATGGAACGGTGGTCACAAGGTTTACGCCGATTGCGCCTTATGACACACCGGATGCGGTGGAGAATCTATGCAATGCCTATGAACAGGCCGTTGCAAATGAAAAAATAGATTCATTATTACTAATTCCGACTTTTATCTGTGACTTCCTCTGCATCCATCCGTTTAATGATGGCAATGGCAGAATGAGTAGGCTGCTTACCTTGCTTCTCTTGTACAAGAATGGATATCGTGTGGGAAAATACATAAGCATTGAACAGCAGATAGAGAAAACAAAGGATCGTTATTACGATACGCTTGAAAAATCCGATGCCGGATGGCATGAAGAGCGGAATGATCCGACGCCATTTATCCGATATATGCTGCAGGTAATTTTGGCATGTTATACAGAATTTGAAGAGCGTGTCGGATTAATGGCTGAAAGAGGAAACGGCAGTACGGCATACGACATTGTCAAAAAATATACCGAGGAAAAAATCGGAAAGTTTAGAGGAGCAGATATTGTAGCGCACTGTCCAAGTGTAGGAAGGTCTTCTGCGCTGGCAGCATTGAAAAAGCTAACCGAGGAAGGACGTATCATCCGAAAAGGTTCGGGCAGAAGCACATTTTATGTTCGTGCGGATAGTAACGGAGAATAGACGAAGTGCATATCATAGAAGAATTATTTGCCTTGCAGGATGTTGCCTATGCTGCTTTTCAGGCGAAATTGACGCCGAATATTCCAAGAGAGCGGTTTATAGGAGTCCGAGTTCCAGAGGCCAGAAAGCTTGCAAAAAGGCTTGCCCAGGAACCGGAAGCCTCGATATTTTTGAGCGATTTGCCGCATACATACTATGACGAAAATATTCTCCACAGCCTCCTCCTTTCGGAAATGACGGACTATGATGCCTGTGTTGAAGCGGTTGATGCATTTTTGCCATACGTAGACAATTGGGCGGTTTGCGATATCCTGTCTCCTAAAATTTTCAAGCAGCATAAAACAGCGCTTTTGGAAAAAATCAAAGAGTGGTCCGCATCGGAAAAGACATATACTTGCCGTTTTGGACTTGAGATGTTGCTGTCTCACTTTCTGGACGAAGATTTTAAGCCTGCCTATCTGGAAATACCCGCTTCGGTTCATCTTGAAGAGTACTATGTTCGCATGATGATTGCGTGGTTCTTTGCCACCGCTTTGGCAAAGCAATGGGATGCGACCATAGAATATTTGGAAGATCGTCGCCTTGACACATGGACGCACAATAAGACAATACAGAAAGCTCGGGAAAGCAGGCGCATTACCCCGAAACAGAAAGAGTATTTGAAGACGTTGAAACGATAACAAAGTTCTGTTTAATGAAGCTGGTCAGTCAGATGGCTATCAGCGGCGGCTTACCCTTTCACCCTTTGCTAGAGTCGGTGAACCCTGGCAGGAGTTAGAATTTATCGTTTATCAGGGTCAGCGCACCTGTCTGGAGATGGAATTTGACGTTTGTCAGGGACGCTAGACCCTGTCTGGAGTGAAAATTCATCGTTTGTCAGGGTCGGCGGACCCTGTCTGAAGCAAAAATTCATCGTTTGTCAGGGGCACACACCCTGATGGAAGTCAGAATTTAACATTTATCAGGGATGACGGCACCCTGTCTGGAGCTGAAATTCACCGTTTGTCAGGGTCGCGCACCCTGATGGAAGTTAGAAATTAACATTTATCAGGGATGACGGCACCCTGTCTAAAGCTGAAATTCGCCGTTTGTCAGGGCCACACACCCTGATGGAAGTCAAAATTTAACATTTATCAGGGATGACGGCACCCTGTCTGGAGCTGAAATTCGCCGTTTGTCAGGGTCGCGCACCCTGATGGAAGTCAGAATTTAATATTTATCAGGGTCACGGCACCCTGACTGGAGTTGAAATTCGTCGTTTGTCAGGGCCGGCGGACCCTGTCTAAAGCAAAAATTCATCGTTTGTCAGGGTCGCACACCCTGATGGAAGTCAAAATTTAACATTTATCAGGGATGACGGCACCCTGTCTAAAGCTGAAATTCGCCGTTTGTCAGGGTCGCGTACCCTGTCTGGAGCTAAAATTCGTCATTTATCAGCGTCACCGACCCTGTCTCAAGTTAAAATTACACCATTTGCCAGGGGCGCCCATGCGATGCTATTTCCTTTGTACCTTATACGAAACCAACAATAATAGAGCGCGCAGACATCCATTGCGAAGCAAGAGGAAGATCGCTTTTTCAAGAGGATATCGGTTCGTCCGTTTTCCGATATTCTATTGAAATGGAATAAAATCAGAAATATAATGTTAGCATAAACTAACAAAAGAAAGCGGGAACAGGCGATGAAAAAATATGACCATTTACCAATTTTCGGCGTAGGGCCTGTGTATGTTGTTTCCATTTTATTGCCGACGCTTGGGGCGGTGCTTTTAAGGGATCATCCTGTATTGGAATCAGGGAGGCTGACTTCTCTGCAAACACTGCTCATGAGCATTGGTGCGCTTTTCATCATTTTGTCTGCATTCATATGGATACAGGCGGTTATCGTCTCGAAACTGGATGAAAATATTAAAAGGAATCGCCTCGTGACATCGGGGGTGTATGCCTGGGTCAGGCATCCGGTTTATTCCGCTTTTATGCTTCTTTGCACAGGAATTCTTCTCATGGTTGGCAATGCCTGGTTTTTCATTCTTCCTTTTCTTTACTGGGGGCTCCTGACGGTGCTTATGAAGCATACCGAGGAAAAATGGCTGAAGGATCGGTATGGCAACGCCTATCAGGAGTATTGCAGGCGCGTTAACCGTTGTTGGCCGTGGATGCCGAAAAAGCAGAATAGAACCGGAGAATAGAACCGGAGGATTCATAAAGGTAGATAAGAAGAGGGATCTTTCCATTCAACACGTATTAAAAAACGGAGGTGCAAAAATGTCTTTGACTTATAAAATCGCGGCAGGCATAGTCAGACTTTTGGGCGTGAAAAAAATATTCAGAAAGTCCAAGAAAGATATCTTGGAATATGCGAAGAAACAAAACGCAAAGTCTGCTTTTGATGTGGACAAGGCGATGGAAAGGGCTCGCAGAAAAAAGTATTTTCTCTTTGATCGAAAAGTGATGGGACATAGGGTTCTGACGTATCAAAAAAATGAAAATCCGGCAAAAGGAGCGGTGCTGTATCTTTTTGGCGGAGGCATGATTACGGGACCGGATCAATTGGATTTTTCTCTTTCCGAAAGAATAATGGAAAAAACAGGAAAAGATGTGTGGTTCCTATTTTATCCCCTTTGTACAGCAGATCAGAATATAAAGAAGACGTATGAAGTTTGCTTGGAAACGTATAAAAAGATGACAAAAACATATGAGGCGGACAAGATAGGAGCATTGGGCTTCTCCTCAGGAGCATGCTTGGCTCTTGGAATTTTTTTACATAACAATGCCTTAGGCCGGCCTTTACCCATGCCCGGCAGGATCTTTGCGGTTTCTCCGGGCGGACTTCCCAATAAGAATTCTGCTGAAAGTAAAGAGCTTTGGGAAAAGATAGAAGCCCTCAACTCAAAAGATATCCTGCTTGATCCGGCTTACTTCCATACCGCCAGGGAAATCCTAGTGGGCAATGAAGATGTGCCCGAATATATGCTGGATGGGACATGCGGAGACTTTTCGGATTTTCCAAAGACCTATTTTTATTACGGTGAAAATGAATGTCTATATGCTTTTGCGGAGTATTTTGAAAAAGCGATGGATAAATACGATGCTCCACATGAGAGGATTGTAGGCGAGGGGATGTGTCACTGCTATCCGTTGCTGCGCTTCTTTAGAGAAGGCAGAGAGGCACAGGATGAAATGATTGCATTGTTGCAATTCTAATACAGGTACGCAAAGAAGGGATGGGAAGCCCATGCTTTTACTGGAAACCGTCATTTTGTGTTCTGCATTTTTCGTGTTTTGTTTTTTAGGCACCGGCACGGACGAGAAAAATTTGAGGAATTACATGTCCTATCCGGATGAAGTGCAAAAGCGAATCCGAGAGATCGAAGAATACCGAGGAAAATATAGGGAAACAAGCAAATTTGCCATATGGATAGCCAATTTTCTAATCTTCACCGTTTTGTTTTTCGCTTTAGGAATCAGAATCCGTCAGCCGAACTTTCTGCATAACTTTATGAGCTTGCTCTTTTTAGGTGAAACGTTAAATGCCTTTGACCTTATCGTTATTGATCTCTTATGGTGGAGAAACACCAAGCGGATTCGACTATTAAAAATACCGCAAAAGGAACTCTACCAAAATCCCCAAAAGCACATGCAAGCTTTTCTAAGAGCGCTGGTTCTGTATTTTCTTGTCGCGCTGCTGGACGGATATCTTTTAACTCTGTTTTGATCCAGCATCAAAGTAGAGCAATCGGATATCACACGTATTCGTCCCCGATTTAACAAAATTTCAACTACGCAGTCGCAGCGTGACTGTCATTACGCTCGTTATTACAGAAATGCTACGATTTGCAAAATATGTTGTCATAGCAACATAAAGGAACGTGCGCACAGGATAAAATAAAATAAAAAAGAAAAGGAGTCTGTGATTATGGCAAAGAAACTGGATTTGAATAAAAGTGTTTTTATACTGACAGAGGAATACCCGGAACTGATTGATATTATGGCTGAGCTCGGCTTTACCGAGATCACGAAAAAGGCCATGCGGCATTCGATTGGCAAGATGGTGACCATTCCAAAGGGCGCCAAGATGAAGAACATTCCTATGACGAAAATCGTAACGACCTTGATGGAGCATGGTTTTGAACTTGTCGGTGAGAGGCCGGAGATACCCTTTGCAGTATCGGCTGAAACGGAAGAAATAGAAGCGAGCCATTCTCCCGAGGACAGAACGGAACAACTCAAAGCCTATTTGAAAAGGCTGGGGGAAGGGGAAGATCTGGAAGAGGTAAGGGCAGACTTTGTCCGTGCATTCCGCGAAGTCGACGCTTCCGAGATCATGCAGGCGGAGCAGGAGTTGCTGGCGGAGGGCACACCACTTTCCGAGGTGCAGCGCCTTTGCGACGTCCATTCGGCGCTTTTCCATGGCGCAACGGTAGAGGAGAGAATCGCCAATGCCGAAAAAGAAGTGGAAGCCTCATTAGTAAGAAAGAAGATTCGGGACAAGAGTGCCCCTGTGCAAAATGGCACCGATAAACAAGGGCTCGCTGCCGTGATGGGAGAAAAAATCGGGCATCCCTTGTACACACTGACGAAGGAAAACAATGCGCTTTCCCAGTTGCTTGCAAAATTTAAGAAAAAGCGTGATGGCTCTCTTCTTCCCTCCATTCGGGAACTTTCCATCCACTATGCAAAGAAGGGCGATCTGCTGTATCCTCTGCTTAAGGTAAAGTATGGCATATCCGGCCCCTCCGATGTGATGTGGACGGTGGACGATGAAATCCGTGACGAGCTGGGCGTACTTGCGAGAGAAAAAGAGCATGACGAAGAATGGAATGTCCGGCTGGACGCCGTACTGGTTCGCGCAGAGGAGATGATTTATAAAGAACAGAACATTTTGTTTCCCATTTGTGCAGCGCATTTTACGGAAGAAGAATGGTACGGTATTTATCGGGATTCCAAGGATTATGCGGCCTGCTTTGGTGTAGAAAAGGAAACATGGGAAGAGGCTGAAAACGCAGGAACGATGGCATCGGTCGCTACAGAGGATGAGATCGTTATGCCGGGCGGACACCTGACCATGGAACAACTTACTGCACTTTTGAACACGATCCCGATGGAGATTACTTTTGTCGATGCCGACAACATCAATCGCTTTTTCAACGAAGGGCCGAAGGTATTCAAGCGTCCCGTTATGGCGATTGACCGCGAGGTGTTTTCCTGCCATCCGCCGAAGATTGAACCGATGGTACGACAGATTATTGATGATTTCCGAAATAACCGCCGCGATGAGGTTTCGGTTTGGATGAAGAAGGGCGGACGAACCATGCTCGTCCAATATTTGGCGGTAAGGGATGCTGCCGGCAAGTATATAGGCACGGTTGAGCTTGTGCAGGATATGGAATTTGCCAAGACCCATTTTCTTGGAGAAAAGGAATAAGCCTGAGTTAACACAAAAGGTTCCCTGCTGAGATGATTCCGTGGGGAACCTTTTGTTGCAGGGATTGCGTGTTCAGTGAGAACAACTGCGTTAGAGAGTTTCCACGAGGTCGTCGATTTTGCTTTTCCTGTTTTTAATCCGGGAGCTGTTCTTCTAACCATTCTTTTATTACGATGGCTTGATTGTATTGTTCGTTTTTTGCGGCATAAAGAAGGGTTATGTTTTGATCTTTTATCTTTCGTAGACAGAGATTGCTTAATTTTTGTGATGCCGGATTACTGGTCAATTCCTGTCTGTATCTTTTTTTAAACGCATCGAATTTTACCGGATCATGAGAGAACCATTTCCGAAGTTCGTTTGAAGGGGCAATTTCCTTAGCCCATAAATTAATATGGGCTTTTTCTTTTTTGATGCCCCGCGGCCATAGTCTATCCACAAGAATACGGAAACCGTCCGTTTCGTTGGCCGGCTCATAAATCCGCTTGCATTGTAATTTATTCATAAAGGCGAGGCTCCTTCAATGTAAATCTATTTTTATGATAAGTCAGTAGTCCCTCCTCCTGCATTTTGGACAGCTCTTTCGACATAGAACTGCGATTGACAGCGAGGTAGTCCGCAAGTTGCTGGCGATTAAACGGGATGGTAAAGTGTGGTGTTCCATTTTCCAGTGCTTGCTCGGACAAGTAGGATAGTAGCCTTTGCCGCAGAGAATGAGAAGCGGTGTGCATCATGCGAGCTGATAAATTCAGGTTTTTCTGCGCGGAAATCCGAAGCATATTCTTTATGAGGCGGGTATGGAAGGCACAAGCGCGAGAGCAGGTAGTCAGTATATTCTGCATATTTAAAAAAAGCACTTGGGTTTCTTCGCAGGCAACGACCTCACAGAGGAGCTCTTTTCCGGGAATGGCGGCATAATTTTCTGCAAACACCTGTCCTGCTCCAACATGGGCAAAAATATTGCAATTTCCCCAGTAGAAATTAACGACGATATTGACGCTACCGGATTCCACAAGCCCGATCTCGTTGACGGGTAATCCTGCCCGGAAGATGATCTCTTCCTTTTGAAATTTACGCTCATTTGCTCCCAGACAGAGGAGCAGCTCATTGATTTCGCTTTCACTGATGCCATAAAAAAGTTGTGTCGTGGTCAGAAAAAAAGTATTCATGCAAACCTCTATTCCGTTGCCAAGGCAACGTATTTGTTGCTTACATTCTAATATAATCAAAGCGGGAAATCAAAACAAGAAGAAGCCGATGGCATACAAAAAACGATCACATGAAATGATAACCGAAGAAACTGTGGTCTATACGTGGCCTATACGGAGGCGTTAACAAGAAAGGATGATCTTATGAACGAAAGAATCAAAGCAGGCGAAGTTTTCAAATTGGTCGATCTTGTACCGTATGCGGAAGGAAAGGTCGTCAAAATGGATGTGTCGCACAATGACAAGATGAAGTGTATCCTTATGGCCTTTGATGAAGGCACGGGACTTCCCGAGCACACTGCTCCTGGCGAGGCACTGCTATTTGCCTTGGACGGCGAAGCGATGATTTCATACGAGGGAAAAGATCATCCGATCAAGGCAGGCGAAAATTTCCACTTTGCAAAAGCCGCTCTGCACGCGGTTAAAGCAACGAAGAAGTTTAAGATGGCGCTTCTTCTTATGTTTGAATAGCGATATCCGCTTCGGCTCATCTCATTGAAGCGGGTCAATCGGTCGGGCAGCTATCTTGGGTGGCTTTACCCTTTCACCATTTGGCGGAGCTACCGCGCCCTGGCTAGAACTATAATTTGACTTCCATCAGGGTCGCGTACCCTGATGGAAGTCAAAATTTGGCGTTTACCAGGGACGGTGGACCCTGTCTGATGTTAAAATTCGTCGCTTATCAGGGACGGCAGGCCCTGTCTGGAGCTAAAATTAAGCATATATCAGGGTCGCCGGACCCTGTCTGGAGTTAAAATTCGTCATTTGTCAGGGTTACGTACCCTGTCTGGAGTTAAAATTCGTCATTTGTCAGGGTCAACCGACCCTGTCTGGAGCTATAATTCGGCATTTAACAGGGTCAACCGACCCTGTCTGGAGCTATAATTCGGCGTTTATCAGGGCCGACCGACCCTGTCTGGAGCTGAAATTCGTCTTTTATCAGGGCCAGCCGACCCTGTCAGAATCCAAAATTCACCATTTATCAGGGTCGGCAGGCCCTGTCTAAAGCTAAAATTCGTCGTTTATCAGGGTCATGTACCCTGTCGGAAGCTACAATACGCCGTTTATCAGGGTCGCCGGACCCTGTCTGGAGTTAAAATACGGCGTTTATCAGGGGCAGCGGGCCCTGTCTAAAACTATGATTCGTCGTTTATCACGGGAGGCGGCCCAGTCTGGAGCTAGACTACACCATTTACCAGGGCCACGCACCATGGCTGAGAAACGAAACTCCTGTTTGCTAGGGTCGTGCATACCGAAACCGTTCCTGGATGTACGCCAAAACTACTATTGCCGGGGACGCACGCTACGAATTCCATGCTGGAACGTATGATTTGTACATCCAACGATCGAATGAAGAAATTCGCCCTCCCTTTCCCATAACAAGAAAAAACCATTGACTCATTTGCACGATGCAGTCTACACTCTTTGGTAACCGAAATTCACAAAGCAAAGAAATAAGACAATTTCCAAGCAGCAAATCCCTATATCAGGAAAAGGACAGGACAAAAACAATGGAACAAGATTGTGCTATTAGAAATGAAAAAAAGGCCTTTCGATATCGAGCAGCCGCCATTATCGTCGAAGACAATTGCGTGTTGTTTGCAGGAAATGAAGTAGATGATTATTTCTATTCTGTAGGGGGAGCCGTCCACATGGGAGAGACGGCCGAAGAAGCGGTGAAAAGAGAAGTTTTGGAAGAGACGGGCGTTTCCTATGAAGTGGATCATCTGGCGTTGATCCATGAGAATTTTTTCATTGGCAGTTCCGGCTTGAAAGGCGTCGAGTTCCATGAGCTTGCCTTTTATTATTGGATGAAACCAATGGGCAAAAGAGTGTTTATGAGTCAAAGCCGTACCATGTCCGGGGTGAAAGAGACGATGTATTGGATACCAATTGATGAACTGGATAAAGTTCATGCGTATCCATCGTTCATGAAAGAATTTCTTCAAACACCGCATACAGGTGTTGCACATATTATTACGGATGAAAGGGTGTAACGTTTCGTTTCAGAGGAAAGTATAACATGCTTCGCTTTGCTGGTATGATAGAGCAAAGATATTGGATAGATACTAGAGGATGGGAAAGGTATTACAGTAACAGGTTACATCATGATAATCGATAGCTACGATAAAGATACCGAGGCGGTTATAAGCCTAAAAGATTTCTACGGCGAAAAGAAAAAGGGAATCGAAAAATGTTTGATCACATTTTCAAAAAGCATACTGGACTATATGCTTGAACAGTTTGCATGCCAAGAAATCGGGAAGGTAAACTCTTGCAATGGCGCAATGCCGATATATAAAAGCGAATATAAAGGGCAAGAATTTGCCTTCTACTTATCGAGGATAGGATCCGCTCCGGCGTCTTCGCAATGTGTAGAAGTGAACTGGCTTACCGGTGCCAATCAATTTATTATGTTCGGCTCCTGCGGAAGTTTAGACAGGGAAAAGACTTTTGGAAAGTATATCATTCCGACTGAGGCCTATAGAGGTGAGGGGGCTTCTTATTATCATGCGGCTCCTTCCGACTATCTGACCATCCGTAACCACGATAAAGTGGAAGCGTTTTTTAAGAAAGTAAAAGCTCCCTATACGAAAGGCAAAGTCTGGACGACGGATGTGATGCTTCGGGAGACGCGCGGGCTTGTCGCAAAACGAAAGTCGGAGGGATGCATCGCCGTGGAGATGGAGCTTGCCGGGGTACAGGCGGCCTGTGATTTTTATGGATTTGAACTGTATCCTTTTCTCGAACCCGGAGATGTCTTAAATGAGAGTTCTTATGAAGTGGAGGGGCTTCCTCGTGCCAACCATGATATGCAAAAGCTCTATTTGGCGTTACAACTACTATTAGAGATATAAAGAAGGGGACGCGAAAAGGATTGAAAGTAGGGGAGTCTTTTATTCCGATAAACAACCTTTTATTATTCCGATGAAGGGCAAAGAGACAAGTCGACTGGCGATTCCCCCACGCCGCCTACGTAAAAATCAGAGCCGCGCCGCGATGGCCTTCGACAATGCGGAATAGGCAGCGTAAGAATCGATGCCGTTACAGAAAACGGTGGGCACGAATTTGCCTTGTGATGGTTCTTTATTATATCGTTGAAATCGACTCAAGGTTCGCCGGAGCCTTGAGCCGATTGTTAACGTCGGGCTTGTCAACGCATTTCCTTTTTTCCAAAAGAGGTTATGGAAATCCAAAATACGAATAGAAAAAGGAGAACAGCACACGGCAAAAACGGAACAAGGGAAAAGCTGTTGTGAATTCCCGTTGTCGTAAAAGCATGCAAAGAGCAAGTAACCAAGTAACCACTGTAACAATACGGATAGGCGAACCAAAGCGGCGTATTGGCCATTAAGATGCTGGGAAGGACAAGAAGGATATTCAACCCGATGGTCACGAAGGCCTTATCAGAAAGAACCGTAATCGCCCACATGATCGTTAGGCTCGGAATCATGGTAAAAAAGAGCGCACAACACCATTTCAGTACATACAGCACTGGAAGAGGCTCGATAATTCCTGAGCTGGCGGCTGCAAAAAGTCCGGCTATCACAAAGACGACAAGAAATACGATGATCTCCATAAGTAGATATGATACCAGCACACAAAATTTGGCGGCAGAAAGCGAATGTCGGCTAATTGGCAATGCCAACATCTTTAGCATCCCATTATTCTCGGCTTCCCGTCCTGCAAGCATCACGCAAATGACAATCATGCTGAGCGGAAGCAGATAATACGAATAGAGTAGGGCACTTTGAATAAACATAGCCGCCCATGCGTTGGTATATTCCGGAGTAAAGTACCTGTGAAGACTTGCCACGCCCGACACGATCACAAGCAGAGGGGCAACAAAAAGCAAAGGCAGTATTTTACTTCTCTTGACTTTCAAAAATTCGATTTTCAACAGTTCAAAAAAGTGCATTCTACGCCCTCCTTATTCATAGTGTAGGTGCGCAGCGGTCCATAATCCGGAAACGAAAAACAGAACGGTTTCGATCACGGATAGGAGAGCAATTACCCTGTCGGGCCGCGCACTCATGGCAACTGCAGGTTTTAGCATTACAACAAAAGGAGATGCCATAACAAGTAGACAGTCGGACGAAGCTAACGCCATGCTGCTTAAAAAACCTACGACGCCAATTCCCAGCGGTATCCAAATATTTTCAAATTGTGATGATACCAAAAGCATAAAGGCCAATACCGGCATGGACGTAATAAAGGAATAGCCTGTAAACGATAGCAGGGCACG
This window contains:
- a CDS encoding Fic family protein; protein product: MRSFDYSRLYDKAWDTDILNLVAKIHERKGRQDLFIRQKPVELDRLVEIAKIRSTEASNKIEGIVTTSTRMKQLFEEKTTPRNRAEDEIMGYRDVLNTIHESNAYIPIRPSYILELHRDLLKRAGFSYGGQFKNVQNYINETKPDGTVVTRFTPIAPYDTPDAVENLCNAYEQAVANEKIDSLLLIPTFICDFLCIHPFNDGNGRMSRLLTLLLLYKNGYRVGKYISIEQQIEKTKDRYYDTLEKSDAGWHEERNDPTPFIRYMLQVILACYTEFEERVGLMAERGNGSTAYDIVKKYTEEKIGKFRGADIVAHCPSVGRSSALAALKKLTEEGRIIRKGSGRSTFYVRADSNGE
- a CDS encoding DNA alkylation repair protein → MHIIEELFALQDVAYAAFQAKLTPNIPRERFIGVRVPEARKLAKRLAQEPEASIFLSDLPHTYYDENILHSLLLSEMTDYDACVEAVDAFLPYVDNWAVCDILSPKIFKQHKTALLEKIKEWSASEKTYTCRFGLEMLLSHFLDEDFKPAYLEIPASVHLEEYYVRMMIAWFFATALAKQWDATIEYLEDRRLDTWTHNKTIQKARESRRITPKQKEYLKTLKR
- a CDS encoding isoprenylcysteine carboxylmethyltransferase family protein, encoding MKKYDHLPIFGVGPVYVVSILLPTLGAVLLRDHPVLESGRLTSLQTLLMSIGALFIILSAFIWIQAVIVSKLDENIKRNRLVTSGVYAWVRHPVYSAFMLLCTGILLMVGNAWFFILPFLYWGLLTVLMKHTEEKWLKDRYGNAYQEYCRRVNRCWPWMPKKQNRTGE
- a CDS encoding alpha/beta hydrolase, whose protein sequence is MGHRVLTYQKNENPAKGAVLYLFGGGMITGPDQLDFSLSERIMEKTGKDVWFLFYPLCTADQNIKKTYEVCLETYKKMTKTYEADKIGALGFSSGACLALGIFLHNNALGRPLPMPGRIFAVSPGGLPNKNSAESKELWEKIEALNSKDILLDPAYFHTAREILVGNEDVPEYMLDGTCGDFSDFPKTYFYYGENECLYAFAEYFEKAMDKYDAPHERIVGEGMCHCYPLLRFFREGREAQDEMIALLQF
- a CDS encoding ABC transporter permease, translating into MSYPDEVQKRIREIEEYRGKYRETSKFAIWIANFLIFTVLFFALGIRIRQPNFLHNFMSLLFLGETLNAFDLIVIDLLWWRNTKRIRLLKIPQKELYQNPQKHMQAFLRALVLYFLVALLDGYLLTLF
- a CDS encoding DUF438 domain-containing protein — protein: MAKKLDLNKSVFILTEEYPELIDIMAELGFTEITKKAMRHSIGKMVTIPKGAKMKNIPMTKIVTTLMEHGFELVGERPEIPFAVSAETEEIEASHSPEDRTEQLKAYLKRLGEGEDLEEVRADFVRAFREVDASEIMQAEQELLAEGTPLSEVQRLCDVHSALFHGATVEERIANAEKEVEASLVRKKIRDKSAPVQNGTDKQGLAAVMGEKIGHPLYTLTKENNALSQLLAKFKKKRDGSLLPSIRELSIHYAKKGDLLYPLLKVKYGISGPSDVMWTVDDEIRDELGVLAREKEHDEEWNVRLDAVLVRAEEMIYKEQNILFPICAAHFTEEEWYGIYRDSKDYAACFGVEKETWEEAENAGTMASVATEDEIVMPGGHLTMEQLTALLNTIPMEITFVDADNINRFFNEGPKVFKRPVMAIDREVFSCHPPKIEPMVRQIIDDFRNNRRDEVSVWMKKGGRTMLVQYLAVRDAAGKYIGTVELVQDMEFAKTHFLGEKE
- a CDS encoding DUF488 domain-containing protein, encoding MNKLQCKRIYEPANETDGFRILVDRLWPRGIKKEKAHINLWAKEIAPSNELRKWFSHDPVKFDAFKKRYRQELTSNPASQKLSNLCLRKIKDQNITLLYAAKNEQYNQAIVIKEWLEEQLPD
- a CDS encoding Crp/Fnr family transcriptional regulator → MNTFFLTTTQLFYGISESEINELLLCLGANERKFQKEEIIFRAGLPVNEIGLVESGSVNIVVNFYWGNCNIFAHVGAGQVFAENYAAIPGKELLCEVVACEETQVLFLNMQNILTTCSRACAFHTRLIKNMLRISAQKNLNLSARMMHTASHSLRQRLLSYLSEQALENGTPHFTIPFNRQQLADYLAVNRSSMSKELSKMQEEGLLTYHKNRFTLKEPRLYE
- a CDS encoding cupin domain-containing protein; this encodes MNERIKAGEVFKLVDLVPYAEGKVVKMDVSHNDKMKCILMAFDEGTGLPEHTAPGEALLFALDGEAMISYEGKDHPIKAGENFHFAKAALHAVKATKKFKMALLLMFE
- a CDS encoding NUDIX hydrolase, coding for MEQDCAIRNEKKAFRYRAAAIIVEDNCVLFAGNEVDDYFYSVGGAVHMGETAEEAVKREVLEETGVSYEVDHLALIHENFFIGSSGLKGVEFHELAFYYWMKPMGKRVFMSQSRTMSGVKETMYWIPIDELDKVHAYPSFMKEFLQTPHTGVAHIITDERV
- a CDS encoding nucleoside phosphorylase codes for the protein MIIDSYDKDTEAVISLKDFYGEKKKGIEKCLITFSKSILDYMLEQFACQEIGKVNSCNGAMPIYKSEYKGQEFAFYLSRIGSAPASSQCVEVNWLTGANQFIMFGSCGSLDREKTFGKYIIPTEAYRGEGASYYHAAPSDYLTIRNHDKVEAFFKKVKAPYTKGKVWTTDVMLRETRGLVAKRKSEGCIAVEMELAGVQAACDFYGFELYPFLEPGDVLNESSYEVEGLPRANHDMQKLYLALQLLLEI
- a CDS encoding ABC transporter permease, encoding MHFFELLKIEFLKVKRSKILPLLFVAPLLVIVSGVASLHRYFTPEYTNAWAAMFIQSALLYSYYLLPLSMIVICVMLAGREAENNGMLKMLALPISRHSLSAAKFCVLVSYLLMEIIVFLVVFVIAGLFAAASSGIIEPLPVLYVLKWCCALFFTMIPSLTIMWAITVLSDKAFVTIGLNILLVLPSILMANTPLWFAYPYCYSGYLVTCSLHAFTTTGIHNSFSLVPFLPCAVLLFLFVFWISITSFGKKEMR